GATGCGCACGGCTGGATCTGGCGTCGCCCCGGGCCCTCGCCGCGAAGATGCATTTCCAAAAATTCACCGAGATGAGCAGATTCGCCTAGTCAGCAACATTTCTCGCACCTCGAACCTGGTCAAAAGGCTGGGCATGTCCCACTTGACGGCTGAATTTTGGGACGAGTTTCTTGTTCGAGAGATCAAACTGGAGCCGCTCCCAAGTACCCGGGTTCCAATCCCCCACGCTCGCAGCGTTTTGCCAGGAGCAACGATAACCCGTACGTCGCAGGATGTCAACCCATTTATTTATAATCCGTTCTTGAAAGAGCCGGATGAGACAGCTGCCAATCTGGTTGCTGGCGAACCGGCCAAATTCAGAGTAACAATCCAAAACACCTATGACGTTGAGTTGGATATCGAAAGTATACGTTTAGAAACCGACGGTGTCGACTTCGAAGCCATGAAGGAGAGTGCCATCATTGGTCCCTACCGGACGCAAGCAGTCCGATTGCAAGGCGTAGCCAAAGAGTCCGGGTCTATCACAGTGACGGGGGCAATAATCAAGGTGAAGGGTTGCAGGGAAAGGAGATTTGCCGTCTTTCCCAAGCATTGGAAGCCTTACCAAGAAGACAAAATCAAGGTCAAGGGTATTGCATCAGTGTCTGTCCCCATGATGTCGGGCAAGTATCACGATCAGCCTCTGGAGCCGTTTAGCCTCGAACTGAACGTTACCCAACCCCAACCACTTGTGATTGTCAAGTCGACGACGCTTCCGCAATCTTCAGTTATGATCTTGGAGGGCGAGAGGCAAATCTTTTCTGTTACGTTACAAAACCAGTCAACGACACCTGTTGACTTtatgctcttctcctttaaGGACTCTACCCAGGAGCCTCTGCAGACAGCTCTTGCAAACAGAGATGCTACACCGGCAGAACTATATGAGTATGAGCTgatattaataaagaaacAAGCTCTCCGACTCCCACACAATAACTCGAGCCGCAACATCGCCCCCGGAGGTGAAGCGACGTTTGAGTTTGAGATCCTTGGCAAGCCTGGACTGACACATGCAACGATTCAAATCGACTACACATATCTCGGAGTTCCCCGTGAAGAAGTTAAAGAGGACTTTTACACGCGGCAGATATCTGTGCCCTTGACGGTTACGGTCAACGCAAGCGTCGAGCTGGCAAGGATAGATGTGCTTCCTATGCATGGCTTGATCCCGCAACCCTTGTGGGAGCGTCTAGGGGGCACCAAACCGATAAAGCCGGACGAATACTGCCTGTTATCCGTGGACCTGCGAAATGCCTGGCCTAGCCAAATGGCAGTCCATCTTGAAAACGAAGATGGCATGGCTGTTGAAGAGGGCATTCTACCGGGCAAGACAAGCCGAATCATCATACCTGTGAAGCGGGTCTACCTAGAGGACCCGCATGCCTTGATTCCCAGTCTTAACCCATCCAAAAACAAGCAGTTTGTCGTGAGCACCACCAAGATCTCGCCTGAGATGGAGCGAGCCAACCGGGAGGCGTTTTGGTATAGAGAGAGGATCCTCGACTGCTTGAAGGCGACTTGGAGGACAACGGCCGTGCCGAAGCGAAATGGCACCGTTGAGCTCCGCAACATTCGCCTCACTACACGCATGATTGACATTGTCAAGGTAGGCGAGGTTGGCATAGATATTTCCGTGGAGCGTCCCGGCGAAAGCGAGAGCAGCATCAATACAGCATACGTGGACGAGTTTATACAAGTGCGGGTGCGGGTCACGAACAGGACAAGCCGCCCAGTGAGCTCGCTGGTCAGGCTCCTGCCGGCTCTATGTCATCGTTCTGTCAATATCGCGCTTGACTATACACGTAAGTTTGTGTGGAATGGCACGCTGCAGCAACTTCTACCGGAGCTCCAGGGTGGCGCCAGCACAGACTTTGTCATTGGAGTGACGGCGCTCTGCAGAGGAGAGTTTGAGCTCACGGCGTCAGTCGAGGAAGTTCAGGTGCGGGAAGATGGTAGTGAGCAGCCCAAGGAACGGCCGCAGTCGGATAACACCCAGACGAGAGAGGATGCGGCGATTGGCATGAAGGAGCGGAGGATGTGGCATTCACGACGACCATGTATACTGACGGTGAAAGACAGCGATTGATAGCGATGACGATAGTGATGAATAGAGCCGCTGCATATATATGTAGACGATTTTTGGTATCCTCGCATAGTATAGGTAATACTAGCAATAGTAGAAATGATATGAGTTAATATTCGACGTGGTTGGTGGCTTGGAACGATGTTGAAGGTGACGCGAGTATTGCAGCTGATTAGTGCATATCAATGCATACCTAAATTCTGTATGCCctcaagttttttttttattgcaTTATGTCAATCTTGATAACCACTACCAAGGGTTATCCATCATTCCATCATCACTTGGTACTGAAGAGGAATTGAAGCTGCAGAGTTATAAACTCTTAAGCCGAGCTCTTTTTCATCTGCAATTTTACGCTAAAACAAAACTTCGTCCTTTGTCCTTTCAAGAACGCCACAGGCACCTAGAATAATGCCGGGTAGCTCAACAGCTCGCCATTGCTAGGCATACATACTACTGTAAGCCACCTAAAACTTTTGCCGAAATTTTCTTTCACTTCCAGGTttcaatttctctcttcacttcCAGGGTCTTCCTCGCTCAACTCCGGTCCTCGCTACAAAACGGCCGGCTTGCACATGTTAGTCATTACCCGGCACTCGCTGCAAAATAGCCAATTGCACATGTCATCTCATTCCACACGAATCCTTCGGCGCAATTTCACCTGCTAGTTCGATTAGTATCCGAAAAAGATAAGATTGGGActtgggaaaaaaaaaagacccgGCTTTTCGCGGCATTTCCGATTCCTTTCTCGGAGGCGCTGCCGATTTTTCTTATCGCCTCGACATTCTCTACTTCATTCTATCTTGTTTGCATTGATCCCGTCTTAGTCTTTCATGAATCGTAGGTGAGACAATTCGACGGGCCAAAGTTCGAGACTGGCAAATTCCCGTTGCAAAAGATGCCTCTTCTTGAGCGGCAGTCTTCGCCAGTGCCGGCGGTAAACCCGGCGTCCCGAGACCGCCAATGTCGCCGAATTCTGTTTCTGGACGCTTACGACTCCTTCACCAACAACATCGTGtcgctgctcaaggaggctCTCGGTGACGATGTGTTGGTGCACGTGCTGCACATGGACCTGAAGACGCTGCATGCGGATCCAAGTCCCGACTGGACGCCGGAGCAGTTCCTGGACCGGCTGCCGAGCTTCGATGCCGTGGTTTGCGGGCCCGGGCCCGGGTCGCCGTTGTGCGAGGCCGATGTTGGGGCTTTTCGTCTGTTGTGGGAGCTGCGTGACGCTGTTCCGGTGCTGGGCATCTGTCTAGGCTTTCAGAGCCTGGTTGCGCACTTTGGTGGCGGGATTcggaggttgaggaggggATTGCATGGCATGGTGAGGCCAATTGAGCATCAGTCGGGAGACATCTTTGCGGGCGTGCCGGAGTTCAAGGCAACCCTGTATCACAGCCTGTGTGCCGACGTGGGACAAGATCAGGTTTCAAAGGGATCGTGGAAGACCGACATGTGGTTGCCTCCAAAGGTGGCGCCTGAGCTTGTTCCGTTGGCGTGGACgatggaggagagcgaggatGGAAGCGAGCCCGAGAGGATCTTGATGGGAGTCAGGCATTCCAGACTGCCCTTCTGGGGGGTTCAGTACCATCCCGAGTCTGTGTGTACGGACCCTGGGGCGCATGGGGTGCTGAAGAACTGGTTCAGCCAGGCTCTGAAGTGGAACGAATCGACGGGACGACATATTAGGCCGATGGTCTCGGAAAACATTGCCGACAGCCTGGCGCCATCTATGATTGTCGAGCGGAGTATCGCGGCCGAGAGCCAGCTCGCAAGCAGGAAATGGTGGCGGGATATGCAGTCTGGTCTGGCAGCCTCGAGAGCAGCGCCCATATATTCTTGCAGTCGGATCAAGCTCCCCGATGGCGTGGATGCTGCCGACGTTGCGGAGCTTCTGGGCGTGGGAGGTGTTGATTCCATCATGCTAGACTCGTCCAGCACCATCAGTGGTGATCCCTTGGCACGCAGCTCGATTATTGCCCTTGAGGTTGACCGGGCTCTACGCTTCGAATACCATGTTGGAGACGACTGGGTGACTTTACGCCAGCCTGGATCTGGGGACCAGGAAGATATGTGTCAGCGGATAGAGATCGACAGCAGCGCTGAGCACGGTGCTTACGACGTTTGGAATGTCATCGCCGAATACTGGGAGCAGAGAAAggtggctgaagaaggaggtcaGGAGCCAGCATTCAAGGGTGGTTTCATGGGATTTGTCACTTATGAAATGGGACTAAGCACCTTGAGCCCGGAGTCTGTTTCCAAAAACAGGGGTCACCGCAGGCCAGATCTTTGTTATGCCTGGGTCACCAAGAGTCTTGTTCTCGATCACCAAGCCGGAGTGGCATATGTCCAAGCTCTGACGGCCCCAGACTCAAATGTTCAGCCGTGGATCGACGAGATTGTGGCAAAGCTGCAGACTTCTCGGGCATGGAAACAGCCGGGCTACGGAACGGAAGAGTACAAACTCGTCGCAGCGAAGAAACAGCCAAATGAGCAATTGCTGAAGAGCATCCAAGAGCCGGCCGGCAGACTGCGTTTCAAGACGCCGAAGCCAGACAAGTATGACGACGACGTCCGCCAGTGTCAAGAGGCCATTGCTGAAGGCCAGTCCTACGAACTATGCCTTACGGCACAAACGACCATGACTCGACCTCCTGGAAACGATGTGCCGCATCATCTACAGCCATTGACTAACGGCACGACGAATGGAGCAACTGCTTCGTGGCCGAGCAATGAAGCGTCCAGACACGGCACTCCCTGGCAAATCTATCGAACTCTCCGAGCCCGCCAGCCAGCTCCCTTTGGCTCTTTCATCCGCCTCGCCGGGGCCACTATCCTCAGCAGCTCGCCGGAACGGTTCCTAGCCCACGACGCAAAGGGTCTCTGCTCCATGCGCCCCATGAAAGGCACAGTCCGCAAATCCGAGGCCGTCTCAACACTAGCACAGGCCGAAAAGCTGCTCCACATAcccaaagaagaggcagagaacCTCATGATTGTGGACCTCGTCCGGCATGACCTCTACGGCGTCTGTGGAGCCCGCAGTGTCACCGTCCCGGATCTCCTCAAGGTGGAGGAATACTCGAGCGTCTTCCAGATGATCACCGTCGTCAACGGACAGCTTCCCCCTCACGGCCCCAACGGCCTGGACGTCCTCGCCGCCACCTTACCCCCCGGCAGCATGACCGGCGCGCCCAAGAAGCGCAGCTGCGAGATCCTGCGCACCATCGAGCCTTCCGAGCGCAGCATCTACTCTGGCGTCGTCGGGTTCCTCGACGCCCGCGGCCACGGCGACTGGAGCGTCACGATTAGGACAATGTTCCGCTGGGACGACGAAAAGGCACCCCCTGAGGGACTGGGCGAGACGCAGCCCAGGGAGGTATGGCGCATCGGGGCCGGTGGAGCTGTGACGATTCTGAGCACGCCTGAAGGAGAGACGGAGGAGATGTTTACGAAGCTCTGTGGGCCGTTGGGTGTTTTCAAAGACGTGGCATAAAAgtgtctttgtttctttttgttattttGACTTTTACGGTGTACTGACGGTTTGGAGGGGATGGGTTTGGCTTCTGGAATAGGATTCCTTGGAGGCCAACGATACTTCAACGTATGCATAGCGGGTGTTTAcatttggatttggattCTCTTGGGGACATGGTTCAACATTACATAGATTAGTAGATCTGACGGCGCTCGAGCGACGCTTAACTCACTTACATGGATGGATATACGGAAAAACACAGCTCATTATAAATAACAGAAACATTggtatttttttcttgtttcaatTTCAAGCGCGCATCTAATCATCCAAGACACGACATGGTAAAACAGAATTCGCAGACAGTAACCCTGAAGACCGCTTATGCTTCGTATCGAATTTCCCCCAAAAGAAATTAATGGTACAACAGGACCCGGGTCTCATCCAGGTCGATAAGCACCGTCTCAAGCAAAAGTAGGCTGGATCATTCTTCGTTTTTCGCAGCAGgcataaaaaaagaactcCTCCCTCTTGCGGACCCCCTCTCCCGGCTTTTCATACATGAGGTCATAAAATTCccgtttctttctttaaaactcctgctcctcctggAAGAACAtgccgaagctgatgatggtcCCGTAGATCAGAAGGCCGCCGGTAATGGACATGATCATGGCTTCGACCCGGATCAGATCGGAGTGCGCAAGGACAACGGGGAGGGCTGTGAAGCACATATAGCGGTTAGTTATGTATCCCATTTCATCGCATGTCCCCTTTGTCACTTGACGGTGTTTCAAAGGAGACGGGGCACGGGGAATATCAGCACATACCAATGCCCATGACAACAAAAAAGCCGGTGAAGAATCTTCCCAGGTCGAGCACCGCCGCACCGCCGCTCTCGACAAAGTCATCCGGATTCGCGCATCGGCCGCAGATCCAGTTCGGCAGCGGCGCGAGGACGTAggtggcgacgacgaggagcggGTAGTAGACCTTGTACAGGGCGCAGgagaggatgacgaggagaaATCCTACGGCGAGGACAAAGgagagggcgatgatggtCTTGAGGCCGGCGGTAggcatgatgaagaagtttcTCGTGAGGATCGTGTGCTATGGGCGGCAAGTCGTCGTAATGAGGTGAGATTGGGCTCGGAACAGGTGGACGGCAGCCCCGCGGAGGGGGGAGTTGAGAGCTAATGAAGATGCGAAGAATCTGCGAAGGagcgctgaagaagatgagaggCGGGCAATCAAGGAGAGCTGAGGCGCGGGCTGTCGTCAAAGCGTCGGAAGTCGTTCTGGTTGGTGTTGAGGCGATAATGGATGGAGAAAGGCGGCTGATGCAGCGAGTGACG
This genomic stretch from Trichoderma breve strain T069 chromosome 1, whole genome shotgun sequence harbors:
- a CDS encoding chorismate binding enzyme domain-containing protein, which encodes MPLLERQSSPVPAVNPASRDRQCRRILFLDAYDSFTNNIVSLLKEALGDDVLVHVLHMDLKTLHADPSPDWTPEQFLDRLPSFDAVVCGPGPGSPLCEADVGAFRLLWELRDAVPVLGICLGFQSLVAHFGGGIRRLRRGLHGMVRPIEHQSGDIFAGVPEFKATLYHSLCADVAPELVPLAWTMEESEDGSEPERILMGVRHSRLPFWGVQYHPESVCTDPGAHGVLKNWFSQALKWNESTGRHIRPMVSENIADSLAPSMIVERSIAAESQLASRKWWRDMQSGLAASRAAPIYSCSRIKLPDGVDAADVAELLGVGGVDSIMLDSSSTISGDPLARSSIIALEVDRALRFEYHVGDDWVTLRQPGSGDQEDMCQRIEIDSSAEHGAYDVWNVIAEYWEQRKVAEEGGQEPAFKGGFMGFVTYEMGLSTLSPESVSKNRGHRRPDLCYAWVTKSLVLDHQAGVAYVQALTAPDSNVQPWIDEIVAKLQTSRAWKQPGYGTEEYKLVAAKKQPNEQLLKSIQEPAGRLRFKTPKPDKYDDDVRQCQEAIAEGQSYELCLTPLTNGTTNGATASWPSNEASRHGTPWQIYRTLRARQPAPFGSFIRLAGATILSSSPERFLAHDAKGLCSMRPMKGTVRKSEAVSTLAQAEKLLHIPKEEAENLMIVDLVRHDLYGVCGARSVTVPDLLKVEEYSSVFQMITVVNGQLPPHGPNGLDVLAATLPPGSMTGAPKKRSCEILRTIEPSERSIYSGVVGFLDARGHGDWSVTIRTMFRWDDEKAPPEGLGETQPREVWRIGAGGAVTILSTPEGETEEMFTKLCGPLGVFKDVA
- a CDS encoding vacuolar protein sorting 55 domain-containing protein; this translates as MPTAGLKTIIALSFVLAVGFLLVILSCALYKVYYPLLVVATYVLAPLPNWICGRCANPDDFVESGGAAVLDLGRFFTGFFVVMGIALPVVLAHSDLIRVEAMIMSITGGLLIYGTIISFGMFFQEEQEF